A window from Citrus sinensis cultivar Valencia sweet orange chromosome 5, DVS_A1.0, whole genome shotgun sequence encodes these proteins:
- the LOC127902234 gene encoding MDIS1-interacting receptor like kinase 2-like, which translates to MNCSKLHKLILRNNRFSGSIPSTIVNLQELGYLDLSHNFISGKIPSQLGEIPRLYKVDLSMNNLTGTISGPIRKVPDLIVSQNKLSSENAPPPQEFKGNKGKPQKVPSRLVVIILPIVLLLILVCIFTFLCLRRPKVRKAKPTETKKTRCGDEFSVWNYDGRITFQEMIVATEDFDIKYCIGTGGYGSVYRAQLPSGKKVALKKLHHSETELAFLESFQTEAHLLSQIRHRNIVKLYGFCLHKKCMFLIYKYMRRGSLFCILRNDDEAIRLDWTKRVNIVKSMAHALSYLHCDCIPSIVHRDISSNNILLNSKLEAFVADFGVARLLHSDSSNRTVVAGTHGYIAPELAYTMVLTEKCDVYSFGVVALEVLMGRHPGDLLSSVNPKIMLIDLLDQRVPSPIDDQTVIQDIILVSKIVFACLRSKPTSRPMQRVSQEFLVRKTALEKPALQEISISELRNQGMYLIDQYDC; encoded by the exons ATGAATTGTTCAAAGCTGCACAAGTTAATATTGAGAAACAACCGTTTTAGCGGAAGTATTCCCTCTACGATTGTCAACCTCCAGGAACTAGGTTATCTTGATTTAAGCCATAACTTCATTAGTGGCAAGATACCTTCCCAACTTGGAGAAATCCCACGCTTATATAAAGTGGACCTCTCCATGAATAACCTCACCGGAACAATCTCCGGACCCATTAGAAAAGTGCCTGACTTAATCGTGTCACAAAATAAGCTGTCTTCAGAAAATGCGCCACCGCCACAAGAGTTTAAAGGCAACAAAGGCAAACCTCAAAAGGTGCCTAGTCGGTTAGTTGTAATTATTCTTCCTATTGTCTTACTCCTTATCCTCGTATGTATTTTTACATTCTTGTGTCTCCGTAGACCTAAGGTTAGAAAAGCTAAACCAACCGAGACAAAAAAAACTAGGTGCGGGGATGAGTTCTCAGTATGGAATTATGATGGTAGAATTACATTTCAAGAGATGATTGTAGCCACTGAGGATTTCGACATCAAGTATTGCATAGGAACCGGAGGTTATGGCAGCGTTTACAGAGCACAATTGCCAAGTGGAAAAAAAGTTGCTTTGAAGAAACTTCACCATTCAGAAACTGAGTTAGCTTTCCTTGAGAGTTTCCAAACTGAAGCTCATCTACTATCCCAAATAAGGCACCGTAATATTGTGAAGCTGTATGGTTTTTGTTTGCACAAGAAATGCATGTTCTTAATTTACAAGTACATGAGGAGGGGAAGCTTGTTCTGCATTCTACGGAATGATGATGAAGCTATTCGGTTGGATTGGACGAAGAGAGTGAACATTGTGAAGAGTATGGCTCATGCTCTATCTTACCTGCATTGTGACTGCATACCATCAATTGTTCACCGTGACATATCAAGCAACAACATTCTACTTAACTCAAAACTAGAGGCATTCGTTGCTGATTTTGGTGTGGCTAGGCTTCTACATTCAGATTCATCCAATAGAACTGTAGTGGCCGGGACACATGGATATATTGCTCCAG AACTTGCCTATACCATGGTTTTGACAGAGAAATGTGATGTGTATAGCTTTGGAGTAGTGGCACTTGAAGTGTTAATGGGAAGGCATCCAGGGGATCTTCTTTCATCAGTTAATCCAAAAATCATGTTGATCGATCTTTTAGACCAACGCGTCCCATCTCCAATTGATGATCAAACAGTTATTCAAGATATTATTCTTGTTTCAAAAATCGTGTTTGCATGCTTGCGGTCAAAACCAACGTCTCGGCCTATGCAACGGGTATCTCAAGAATTTCTTGTTCGAAAGACAGCATTGGAAAAACCTGCTCTTCAAGAAATTTCCATATCAGAACTTAGAAACCAAGGGATGTATTTGATTGATCAATATGACTGTTAA
- the LOC127902233 gene encoding protein FAR1-RELATED SEQUENCE 5-like, with product MLGREFESEEQAETCYQQYARKAGFGIRRDNIRRNVNGNITGRTWVCSREGFRAAKYLQKRSRQREPRPLTRSGCQAQFRIILNSERKRWSCNYFQAVHNHNLTPPQLVHHLRSHRTVTDPELVMATSLQRVGVTPLQIHEFMVDRSGGYNRVGYNRVDVQNKLASNRRRHLKESDAETCLSYLEGKKSSDPSFFYDITVTSSNRLGDLFWCDGRSCADYALFGDVIAFDATYKTNAYRKPFVVILGINHHRRSIVFGFALLSDETEHTYTWLLETFLTAMNNKQPKAVITDGDKAMRNAIIKAFPQASHRLCCWHLARNAQTNVTSTEFTKDFRRFMLNAYSEEEFETKWKLMVEKHQVGQFEWVRKMYDERQMWAEAFLRGKFFGSMRSTQRSEGMNAFLNHYVNRRLRLIDFVKQMDRLMDRQREGEGKDNFDNCEGSHVLITHLKMYERQAAVTYTRAMFRLVRDELEKEGLLMAIIGGRDVMSTTYFVRHFGVSGNEVKVVITKPTNTVCCCCKLFETNGIPCSHTFVVLKAENITEIPRSIILSRWTKDAKIMDHSSLETCSTIAHYMTEEARVGLIFSSCRTLLRYAASSVGAYNVAITNIHNLTLRLEAMCQKDKSVAEPVRRSDNVVQDPDIVLTKGSLKRPKLGQQQQRKCSRCGVPGHNVRKCKHNTRQNQPFEDSCSQYNDIFSGSNVLRQHGLDRTLSSHVPSQHPHSRATKMSVAYPNTHCGVPLGSLSDSWLEHIPTTTDSDTSIPTLNTSTSTGRFNSIATSFCGPTNYGDIRKR from the coding sequence ATGTTAGGTAGGGAATTCGAGAGTGAAGAACAAGCGGAGACATGTTATCAACAATATGCAAGGAAAGCAGGATTTGGGATTCGGAGAGACAATATCCGAAGAAATGTTAATGGCAATATCACAGGGCGAACATGGGTGTGTAGCAGAGAGGGATTCAGGGCTGCAAAATACCTTCAGAAAAGAAGCAGACAAAGAGAACCAAGGCCACTAACACGGAGTGGTTGCCAGGCACAATTCCGTATTATATTGAATTCGGAAAGAAAACGATGGTcatgtaattattttcaagCTGTGCATAACCACAACTTGACCCCGCCACAGCTTGTGCACCACTTAAGGTCCCACAGAACAGTAACGGACCCAGAGTTGGTTATGGCTACGTCATTGCAGAGGGTAGGAGTAACGCCATTGCAAATACACGAGTTTATGGTAGACAGATCGGGGGGTTACAACAGAGTTGGTTACAACAGGGTCGATGTTCAAAACAAGCTCGCTTCAAACAGAAGGCGGCATTTGAAAGAATCAGATGCAGAAACTTGCTTATCCTATCTAGAAGGTAAGAAGAGCTCCGATCCTTCATTCTTTTATGATATCACAGTGACGAGTTCAAATCGCCTTGGGGACTTGTTTTGGTGTGATGGCAGAAGTTGTGCAGATTATGCATTGTTTGGTGATGTTATAGCGTTTGATGCGACATATAAGACGAATGCTTATCGGAAACCTTTTGTGGTAATATTGGGGATTAACCACCATCGAAGATCAATAGTATTCGGATTTGCATTGTTGTCGGATGAGACAGAGCACACATACACGTGGTTGTTAGAGACATTTTTGACAGCTATGAATAATAAGCAACCGAAGGCAGTAATAACAGATGGCGACAAAGCAATGCGAAATGCAATAATAAAGGCTTTTCCGCAAGCTTCACACAGGCTTTGTTGCTGGCATTTAGCTCGAAATGCTCAAACGAATGTTACCAGCACAGAATTTACCAAGGATTTTCGTCGGTTCATGCTTAATGCATATAGCGAAGAGGAGTTTGAGACGAAATGGAAATTAATGGTCGAAAAGCATCAAGTTGGACAATTTGAGTGGGTTCGGAAGATGTACGATGAAAGGCAAATGTGGGCTGAGGCTTTTTTGCGAGGAAAATTCTTTGGTAGTATGAGGAGTACACAAAGGTCTGAAGGAATGAATGCGTTTCTTAATCATTATGTAAATAGAAGGTTGcgattgattgattttgtgAAACAGATGGACCGCCTTATGGATCGACAGCGGGAAGGTGAGGGGAAGGATAACTTTGATAATTGTGAAGGAAGTCATGTTCTAATAACACACTTAAAGATGTACGAGCGACAAGCAGCGGTGACGTACACCAGAGCGATGTTCAGACTGGTACGAGATGAACTTGAGAAGGAAGGGTTGTTAATGGCAATAATAGGTGGCCGAGACGTAATGTCAACTACTTACTTTGTAAGACATTTTGGAGTTTCTGGAAATGAGGTTAAAGTGGTGATAACTAAGCCAACAAACACCGTGTGTTGCTGCTGCAAGCTCTTTGAAACAAATGGAATTCCGTGCTCCCACACATTTGTTGTGCTGAAGGCTGAAAATATAACAGAAATCCCCAGGTCGATAATATTGTCTCGATGGACCAAAGATGCAAAGATAATGGATCACAGTTCACTTGAAACATGTTCAACTATAGCTCATTACATGACAGAGGAGGCTCGAGTGGGTCTTATATTTTCGTCATGCCGAACTTTACTCAGATATGCGGCATCAAGTGTTGGTGCATATAACGTGGCAATTACTAATATCCATAACCTGACATTGAGGTTGGAAGCAATGTGCCAGAAAGATAAATCGGTTGCGGAGCCTGTTCGAAGAAGTGACAATGTGGTGCAAGATCCAGATATTGTCCTAACAAAGGGTTCATTGAAGAGACCAAAGTTGGGACAGCAGCAACAACGAAAATGCAGCAGATGTGGTGTTCCAGGACATAATGTAAGAAAGTGCAAGCATAATACTCGACAAAACCAACCGTTCGAGGACTCTTGTAGCCAGTACAACGACATTTTTTCTGGATCTAATGTCTTAAGGCAACATGGCCTTGACAGAACACTCTCATCACACGTGCCAAGCCAGCACCCTCACAGCAGAGCCACCAAAATGTCCGTGGCATATCCAAATACACATTGCGGTGTTCCATTGGGGTCCTTATCGGATTCGTGGTTAGAGCACATTCCCACCACTACTGATAGTGACACAAGCATTCCTACGCTAAACACAAGCACCTCGACTGGACGGTTCAACTCCATCGCTACCTCTTTCTGTGGCCCAACCAACTATGGTGACATTCGGAAACGTTGA